GGCCATGCGGTCGCGATGCTGCGGATCCATGTTCGCCTGAATCTTGAACACGAAGCCGGAGAACGCTTCGTCGGTCGGTTGAATCAGTCCCTGCGCCGTCTGGCGTGGCCCGGGAGGCGGCGCGAGCTTGGTGAATGCATCCAGGAACGGCCCGACGCCGAAGTTGGTCAACGCGCTGCCGAAGAAGACCGGCGTCAATTCACCTGCGAGGAACCGGTCGCGATCGAATGACGTGCCCGCGCCTGTCAACAGCCCGATCTCTTCCTGGAGCGGCCCGTAGGCGTCGCCAAGGGTTTCCGCCAGTTTCGGGTTCGGAAAGGCCTCGACCGTCATCGGGGCGCGGCGTTGATTGTGCGCCGTGCGCTGGAAGAACAGCACCTGCCGGTTCTGAAAATCGTAGACCCCTTGAAAGCCGGACCCTTCGCCGATCGGCCAGTTGAAGGGCACCGCCGTCATTCCCAGGGTTCGTTCGATTTCGTCCAGCAGGTCGAACGGATGGCGGCCCGGCTGGTCCATCTTGTTGATGAAGGTCAGGATCGGGATGCCGCGCTTACGGCAGACGGCAAAGAGTTTCTTGGTCTGCGGCTCGATACCCTTGGCGCCGTCCAGCACCATGACGGCGCTGTCCACGGCCATAAGTGTGCGGTACGTGTCTTCGCTGAAGTCCTGGTGGCCTGGCGTATCCAGCAGGTTGACCCGCGCGCCCAGATAGTCGAACTGCAACATGGTGGATGTGATCGAAATACCGCGCGCCTGCTCCAATTCCATCCAGTCGGACTTGGCCTGCCGTTGAGTAGAACGCGCCTGCACCGCGCCGGCCAGGTGGACGGCTCCTGCGTACAACAACAGTTTTTCCGTCAACGTGGTTTTTCCGGCGTCCGGATGGGAAATGATCGCAAACGTGCGCCGTCGCAGCACTTCTCGCCGCAGTTCATCGGCCGCGGATTTCTCAACCGGCAGGGACATAGGGGTTCTCTTTGTGGTTAGGAAAAGCCAACGGGACAGGGGATCAGGGCATCGCCTGGCGTCGCTGGATGTGAACTCTTTCTTTTATCAGTCGGAGTGGGGTGGCGGCAAGGAGGGAGAAGATGGGAGGGCAGCCAGGTGCTCCTGGAAGACACTGCCGGCTCACCGTCTCGCCGGCGTGCGCAATCGTGATGCTCGTTATTCCTCGCATCGCGCACCTCGCGCAACGCGCGGTCGCAGACTCCCCTCGTTGGACGCGCGCAGTTTGGGGACCACCCAGGCTGCCCGCCCTGGGTGAGGGGATAAAGAGAGATTTCGGATGGCGCGCACGATCGGAATGTGCTCGTCCCATGCGCGCAGTGACTGCTTCCTGCCTCCCCCCCGTTACCTGACGAAGGTGCTAGTGGGGATCGGCGGTGCCGACTATTTGCCCAGTGGGTTGGTCAGCGTGCCTTTGGCGCTTTCCTTGACGCCTTTGACGTCTTCTTTGACCTGACCGACGCCCTGCTTGGTCTTGTCGATGTCCAGCTTCTTAGCGTCTTCCTTCGTTTGGCCCGCATCGGTTTTGAGTTTGCCGGTGGCTTCCGTCAGCGACTTGCCCGTGCCCTTCATCGCCTCTTTGCCTTCGGCTACGAGGCCCTCGGCATGGGCTGATGGCAGAAACGGCGAGAGTGAACCGGCACCGAGACCGGCGGCGACTGCGATGGCGACGATCAATGATTTCTGCATGACAACCCTCCTTGGTAAGCGGACACGATTCGCTGCATGGGGGCGTAGGAAAGTGGCTACCTGCTCGGCCTGTGCAGGCCAATGCCGTGCTCCTGGTTGGTCACTATATCAGGATAGCGGAAGTTTTGTTTCGCGACCTTTGTGCTGCGACGCAAACGCCTAGAGAAAGTCGAGCCACATGGAGGCTGGTGCTTCGCTTGGCATATAATCCCGTTGCCGTATAGTGTTCAGGAAGTAAAGTCTGCAGCCTGATGGTATTTCTATGGGGACCATATGAATGTCGATGACATCATCGGTTACGGAGAACTGGTCGGCGCTGAGAAATTGATGCTCCAGAAGGGAATGAATTTTGGAGCGGGAAAGGACTATTCCATCCTACTCATGTCTCAACGAGCGAATGCACCGTATCGAGATATCGTTGATGAAGCCACTGGAATACTGGTGTATGAAGGCCATGATCAGCCACGCACAAAGGATTGTCCGAATCCCAAGGAGGTTGATCAACCGATCACAACGCCGAAAGGGACTTGGACAGAGAATGGCCGATTTTTTAATGCAGCCATGGATTTTCAGCGCGGGCTAAGAGAAAAAGCAGAGCTGGTGAAAGTCTACGAAAAAATTGCCGTCGGTGTATGGTGCTACAAGGGATTCTTTGAGCTGTTCGACGCGCACTTTACGCTGCGGGAGGAAAAGAGGAAAATGTTTCAGTTCTTCCTCAAGCCTGTCGAAAAGAAAGCCTTTGGCCGAATCATTGAATTTCCACACAAACGGCTGATTCCGACCCATGTGAAAGTCGAAGTCTGGAAACGAGATCAGGGCAAGTGTGTCCAATGTGGTTTCCAGAAGAATCTCCATTACGATCACGACATCCCCTATTCCAAGGGTGGAAGCAGTCTTTCTGCACAGAACGTTCGAATCCTCTGCGCCAAATGCAACCTGGAAAAATCTGACAAGATCATGAGCCTATTGCCGTGGCTATGTGCAATAACAAGCTCCATTGTAGAGCTTGGGCGGCATCCTTAGACAGGTTGGATGGGGCATAGCAGGGCGCATTTGAAGCTGACGTTGGGAGTGCCCGGCAGGACAACGTGTTCGCGACGAATGACCCACTCTGTTCGGATATCGCTCGTGGTCTGATGGTTGTTACGAAACTGCAGGGTAGCCTATTCGCCCTTCTTTCATTTTTCATGCTATACAGCGTCACATCATGACGAATTCCCATCCTCGCGATCCCTTGCACGGCATCACGTTGGAGACCATCGTGACGACCCTGGTCGAACGCCACGGGTGGGCCGAGCTGGGCCGTCGTCTGCCGGTGCGTTGTTTCCTCAACAATCCAAGCGTCAAATCCAGTCTCACGTTTCTGCGCAAGACGCCCTGGGCGCGCGAGCGGGTGGAAGGCATGTATATCGCCGAATTGCCATGATGGCGTTCGCGCCGGCGGCCCATCGATCTTTCCTCGCTTGACGTCTGACTCCTCCCGTGAGCCTGATTCCTCCGCCTCAGGGAGAGCAGCGCAATGGCAGCAGCCTTCCCTTCCAAAGCCTGCCGACCCGGGAGATCTCTCCTTGGTTCGATTCGACACCGCTTGTACAATCGGGATCAGCTCTATACAACTAGATCTGACCTATGTCTCATCATAAGAGGTGTCGGCTCGTGCGCATCATGTTCGCTGTGGTCTTTGCCTGCCTTCTGAATTGCTCCCCGGCTCCGGCTTGGCTTTCGCAGGCCACAGCTGCTTCATCGGACAAGGACACTTCAGCCGGTTCCAACGGACCGGCTTCCCAGGGTCCTTCCAGTCAATCGACATCAGCCTCGCTCGTGAACGAGTTGCAAAGCAAACGAGAGGCTGCGGAACAAGAGCTCGGCGAAATCAATTCACCGCCGACTCTGCGGAAAGGGGCGCCCCCCGGGACCACGGATGCTCGATTGTTGGAGCGCCGCTCCTTGCTGCAGCAGTTGGTGCAGACGTATGAGCAGCATCTCGATGCCTTGAGGAAGTTCGATCAAATGCGCCTGCGCGTGCGAGAGATCGAACGCCAGAATAAGGAATGGGACGGGTTTTCCACACCGCCGCCCTATTCGGTGCTGATGGTCGATGAATTGCGTGATGCGGCACGGTCGATGGCGCTCACGGCGCAGGGCATTCAAACCAGGCTGACTATGACTGAGAGTATCGCCGACAGCACGCGGCGCAATTTGAAGGCCTCCCAAGAGCAGGCTCGCCAAGCTTCCGAACGTCTCGAAGGCGTTCAGGACCCGGTGAAGCGAGAGGCTCTTACCTGGGATCGTGACTTGGCTCAGTTACGCGAGCGCGTGGAGTCGGCGCGGACGGGGATGTTAGAGGCCGAAAAGGCACAGATCCAGGAAGAGCTGACGGAAGCGCAGCAGCGTATCACGCTGCTCAAGCGACAACGTGCCGTCGCGGCGCAGGACGTTGAATTCACCAAGCAGGATTACGACAAAATCAAGAAACGGCTCGACGCCGACCATCGGGCGCTGATGTCGGAGTTGGACCGGGCGCTGCTGGAACAGGCTGCGCAACGGCAGGCAGTCTCGGCCAGTGAAGCCAAGCTGGCCGCCGCAGATCGCAAGGCCCCTCCTTCCTCCAAGACCTCTTCCCGTGGTCTCAAAGAAGAGGGGGTCTCGCACTTCACCGAAGCCGTCGAGCTGGCCCGTCTTCAATTCGACAATGCCAATTTGCGCGTCGATTTCCTTCGCCAAATGGTGAATGGCCTGGAGCGTGAACGGCAGATCTGGGATATTCGCTACGCCACCGCCCAGGGGACTCTGTCCGTTGTCGAAGAGCGTGATGCGTCGCAGAAGCTGAGCGCTGCCGCCAAGCGGATTCAGGGGTGGAAGGAATACGGGTTACAGCAGCTCGGCATGGTGGGAAGCCAGATCAGCGACGTGGAAAACCGGCTCGAAGAGACGTCCTCGTCTGCCACCGGTCAATATCTCAATGACATGCTCCGTGCCTATCGTCAGCGGGAAGATCTCTATCGGCGCATGCTTCAACGAACGGATTCGCTGTTGGGATTGATCGAACATCGGCAGACCGAGTTCGTTCAGCGTGAGCAGGCCCGTTCCATCGTCACGCGCCTGGAAGATTGGGGAACATCGTCTCTGGCCGTGGTCGGGAACCTGTGGAATGTCGAGTTGTTCACCGCCGAGGATACGATCGAGGTGGACGGGAAGAGCGTGACCGGACGCCGCAGTGTCACCGTCGGAAAAGTGCTGACGGCGATCGCCCTCCTGGTCATCGGGTATTGGGGCGCGGTGATCTTGGCACGGTTTGCAGAAAAGCAGGCGATCAGGCGACTGCAGGTCGATCCGAATGTCGCCAACATCATTCGCCAGTGGGCCTTGGCCTTTCTTTTTCTGGTGCTCGTGAGCATTACGCTGACGTTCGTCAAGATTCCGATCACCGCCTTTGCCTTTCTGGGAGGCGCGCTGGCGATCGGCGTCGGATTCGGCACTCAAAATCTCCTGAAGAACGTCATCAGCGGACTGCTGCTTCTGATGGAGCGTCCGCTGCGTGTCGGCGACGTGATCGAAGTCGATGGGATCAGGGGCATGGTCACCACCATCGGGTTGCGCTCGTCGACGATCCGAGACGTCAATGGTGTGGAAACCCTCATTCCGAACAGCAATTTGCTGGAGCGGAACCTGACCAACTGGACCTATTCCAGTTTCCGCAAACGTTATTCGATCCGGATCGCGGTGGCGACCGGATCTGATGCGCGACGCGTGAAAGAGATGCTTCGAGACCTGGCCGGCCAGCACGGACAAATTCTCAAGGAACCCGAACCCTATGTCCTGTTTGAAGATTTCAGTGAGCATGCGCTGGTGTTCGCCCTGCATTACTGGATCGACATCGGTCCGAGCATCGACCCGGCGACCGTTTCCAGTGACCTCCGATTTATGATCGAGAACACGTTTGCTGAAGCCAAGATTGTCAGGAAATAACCTGCCGATCGCTCACTCGGCAATCTGAACCTGTTCTTTACGGGGAACAAGCACCCACATGGCTCCGAATGCGACGATTTTCAAGGCCGTCCTCCACATCGCCGATGTGGACCGCCACTATTACCAGGACCATACGGTCACCCTTGCGCGCCATCCGTCAGAAACCGACGAGCGGATGATGGTGCGGTTGTTGGCCTTTGCATTTCATGCGCATGAGGCGCTGCTGTTTGGCCGGGGGCTGAGCGCTGAAGATGAGCCGGCGCTCTGGCAGAAGGATTTGACCGGGCTCATTGAGTTGTGGATCGAAGTGGGCCTGCCGGATGAGAAGGCGCTTCGCCAGGCCTGCGGCCGCGCCCAACAGGTCTGCGTCTACAGCTATGGCGGTCGCGCCGCCGACCAGTGGTGGAAAGAGAATGTGGCTGCGTGTGAGCGGTTGAAGAATCTGACCGTGATGAATCTCTCGCCGGAGGGAAGCCGGGCTCTGGCCGGGCTGGCGCAACGCAACATGGACTTGCATTGCACCATTCAAGACGGGCAGCTATTGATCGGCGACGGGACAAATGCCGTGCAGATTGAGATGACGACCCTGAAGGAATCGTGACGCGTGAAAGGTGAAACGTAAAACGTGAAGCGTATCTCGCGAACGACGAGTTGTGGAGCATGACGGCATGACGGAGAAGAAACGTATTCCCACCGACGGTGGGCCGGTTCAGTGGAATAGTCCGTTTGCGGCCTTGAAGAATCTTGAACTGCCGCCGACTCCATCGCGAGGCAAGGCCGAAGGCCCCGCCACAGTCTCGCCAGGGCCGGCGAAGAACCGTGGGCGGGTGGATATCATCCGGCAAACTGCGCACCGCGGCGGCAAGACGGTGACGGTCGTGACGGGATTCACCGGTATCGGTCAGGATGAAAAAGAGCGACTGGCGAAGGAGATGCAGAAGGCCTGCGGCGTCGGGGGTACGGTGAAAGAAGGGCGGATCGAAATTCAAGGCGATAAGCGCGATGACGTGGCGCGCATTCTGACGAAAGCGGGATTTCGGCCGGTGTTTGCCGGCGGGTGAGGTCTCATGGCTGAGCCGCTCAAGAATAGTTTCGGGGCCGATGTTCCACGGACCGTCGCGAGGATGATTGCCGCCGTCTTCCCGCGATTCGACGAGCAGGGGTTCGTCAGGTCTTCGTTGGACGGGTATGACGCGTTGGAGCTGATGCCTCGAGGCTGGAAAATCGCCCATCAGCTTCGCCGGTCCTTGCCGGAGGACTATGAGAAGGCCATCGAGATTCTTCTGGCGTCGCTGGACCGGAAACCGGAGCGAACCGTGGCCCAGGGGATGAGCGGCTTTTTGTTTCTTCCGCACGTGTTCTTCGTGGCCGAATATGGACTTGAACATTTCGAAATCTCCATGCGGGCGCAATATGTCCTGACGCAGCGATTTACGGCTGAGTTCAGCATTCGCCGGTATCTCGAGCGGCATCAAGCGGCGACCTTGGCCCGTCTCAAGGAATGGTCGGCTGACTCCAGCGAAGATGTGCGTCGTCTGGTGTCGGAAGGCACGCGCCCCCGGCTGCCCTGGGCTTCCCGGTTACGCGCCTTTCAGGCCGATCCGCGCCCCGTGCTCGCGTTGCTGGAGCGACTGAAAGATGACCCGTCGCTCTATGTGCGTCGAAGTGTGGCGAATAACCTGAACGACATCGGCAAGGACCATCCCGCCCTGCTGGTGGAGACGGCTACGCGATGGATGGAGAACGCGACGGAGGAGCGCCGGTGGATCATCCGGCATGCGTTGAGGTCGGCGGTCAAGCGGGGTGAATCAGCCGCGCTTGGACTGTTGGGATTCGGGGAGGCCGCACGTATCTCAGTGGAGAAGGTACAGATTTCCCCGCAGCGGCCCGCAATCGGCTCGTCTGTGGCCATCGCCTGCGAGATTGCCAGCCGGGCTTCGGTGGTTCAACGGCTGTTGGTGGATTTGCGGGTGCACTACGTCAAGGCCAGTGGTGTGCAACGGCCGAAGGTGTTTAAGTTGAAACAGGTCGAACTGGCTCCGCGAGAAACGGCTCCGGTGCGCAAAACATTGGCTCTCGATCAATTGACGACAAGAACGCACTATCCCGGGCGACACGCGGTTGAGGTGTTGATCAATGGCAGGCCGTATCCGCTGGGCACGTTCGAGCTCACGGATCGATAACAAACGCAGTCGTGTTTACCTGCCCGCCTGTTTCCTCGGATCGATCACCTGACCCGTCATCGTGCCTTCCACACTGGCGAGATAACCTTGCGCGACCGTCTCAGCCGGCAGGCCGATCGACGGGTCCATGCCTCTGGCGATGAGTGTTTCCGTCACCCAGGGCGGGCTGACGACATTCACACGCAGGCTTCGCGGCAGGTCGATGGCGGCGGCACGGACGAACCCTTCCAATCCGGCATTGGCCATGCTGATCGCGCAGCTGCCTTTCATGGGTTCCTGGCTGAGCACGCCGCTGGTGAGCGTGAACGATCCATGGTTGGTCACGAACGGTCTGCCGATCCGCACGAGATTTGCCTGGCCCATCAATTTGTTTTTCAGTCCGATGAAATAGTCGTCGTAGGTCAGGTCGTCCAGACTCGCGAACTTGGCGATCCCGGCGGTGCTCACGACT
The window above is part of the Nitrospira sp. genome. Proteins encoded here:
- a CDS encoding YaeQ family protein, which produces MAPNATIFKAVLHIADVDRHYYQDHTVTLARHPSETDERMMVRLLAFAFHAHEALLFGRGLSAEDEPALWQKDLTGLIELWIEVGLPDEKALRQACGRAQQVCVYSYGGRAADQWWKENVAACERLKNLTVMNLSPEGSRALAGLAQRNMDLHCTIQDGQLLIGDGTNAVQIEMTTLKES
- a CDS encoding DUF2132 domain-containing protein; this encodes MTNSHPRDPLHGITLETIVTTLVERHGWAELGRRLPVRCFLNNPSVKSSLTFLRKTPWARERVEGMYIAELP
- a CDS encoding HNH endonuclease encodes the protein MNVDDIIGYGELVGAEKLMLQKGMNFGAGKDYSILLMSQRANAPYRDIVDEATGILVYEGHDQPRTKDCPNPKEVDQPITTPKGTWTENGRFFNAAMDFQRGLREKAELVKVYEKIAVGVWCYKGFFELFDAHFTLREEKRKMFQFFLKPVEKKAFGRIIEFPHKRLIPTHVKVEVWKRDQGKCVQCGFQKNLHYDHDIPYSKGGSSLSAQNVRILCAKCNLEKSDKIMSLLPWLCAITSSIVELGRHP
- a CDS encoding DNA alkylation repair protein, translating into MAEPLKNSFGADVPRTVARMIAAVFPRFDEQGFVRSSLDGYDALELMPRGWKIAHQLRRSLPEDYEKAIEILLASLDRKPERTVAQGMSGFLFLPHVFFVAEYGLEHFEISMRAQYVLTQRFTAEFSIRRYLERHQAATLARLKEWSADSSEDVRRLVSEGTRPRLPWASRLRAFQADPRPVLALLERLKDDPSLYVRRSVANNLNDIGKDHPALLVETATRWMENATEERRWIIRHALRSAVKRGESAALGLLGFGEAARISVEKVQISPQRPAIGSSVAIACEIASRASVVQRLLVDLRVHYVKASGVQRPKVFKLKQVELAPRETAPVRKTLALDQLTTRTHYPGRHAVEVLINGRPYPLGTFELTDR
- a CDS encoding peptide chain release factor 3 is translated as MSLPVEKSAADELRREVLRRRTFAIISHPDAGKTTLTEKLLLYAGAVHLAGAVQARSTQRQAKSDWMELEQARGISITSTMLQFDYLGARVNLLDTPGHQDFSEDTYRTLMAVDSAVMVLDGAKGIEPQTKKLFAVCRKRGIPILTFINKMDQPGRHPFDLLDEIERTLGMTAVPFNWPIGEGSGFQGVYDFQNRQVLFFQRTAHNQRRAPMTVEAFPNPKLAETLGDAYGPLQEEIGLLTGAGTSFDRDRFLAGELTPVFFGSALTNFGVGPFLDAFTKLAPPPGPRQTAQGLIQPTDEAFSGFVFKIQANMDPQHRDRMAFLRICSGRFEKDMMVHHARLGRKIRMTRPHRLFGRDRETIDEAYPGDVVGLVNPGLFTIGDTLTSDPALTFDPIPHFPPECFGLLRTQDISKHKQFQKGLKQLEEEGVMQIFYSPDHVRREPVLAAVGELQFDVVMSRLENEYGVKTSVERLPHALARWIVGDPATISAVYWPSDTIRLVDQQGRGVMLFTTEHLLAYCIKSNPSIKFLLREEVEQATAQ
- a CDS encoding short chain dehydrogenase translates to MRVIVIGGTGTIGSAVVKLLSTRHDVVTVGHKKGTYQVDLASPDSITSLFKTIGTCDAVVSTAGIAKFASLDDLTYDDYFIGLKNKLMGQANLVRIGRPFVTNHGSFTLTSGVLSQEPMKGSCAISMANAGLEGFVRAAAIDLPRSLRVNVVSPPWVTETLIARGMDPSIGLPAETVAQGYLASVEGTMTGQVIDPRKQAGR
- a CDS encoding translation initiation factor, with protein sequence MTEKKRIPTDGGPVQWNSPFAALKNLELPPTPSRGKAEGPATVSPGPAKNRGRVDIIRQTAHRGGKTVTVVTGFTGIGQDEKERLAKEMQKACGVGGTVKEGRIEIQGDKRDDVARILTKAGFRPVFAGG
- a CDS encoding mechanosensitive ion channel, which translates into the protein MNELQSKREAAEQELGEINSPPTLRKGAPPGTTDARLLERRSLLQQLVQTYEQHLDALRKFDQMRLRVREIERQNKEWDGFSTPPPYSVLMVDELRDAARSMALTAQGIQTRLTMTESIADSTRRNLKASQEQARQASERLEGVQDPVKREALTWDRDLAQLRERVESARTGMLEAEKAQIQEELTEAQQRITLLKRQRAVAAQDVEFTKQDYDKIKKRLDADHRALMSELDRALLEQAAQRQAVSASEAKLAAADRKAPPSSKTSSRGLKEEGVSHFTEAVELARLQFDNANLRVDFLRQMVNGLERERQIWDIRYATAQGTLSVVEERDASQKLSAAAKRIQGWKEYGLQQLGMVGSQISDVENRLEETSSSATGQYLNDMLRAYRQREDLYRRMLQRTDSLLGLIEHRQTEFVQREQARSIVTRLEDWGTSSLAVVGNLWNVELFTAEDTIEVDGKSVTGRRSVTVGKVLTAIALLVIGYWGAVILARFAEKQAIRRLQVDPNVANIIRQWALAFLFLVLVSITLTFVKIPITAFAFLGGALAIGVGFGTQNLLKNVISGLLLLMERPLRVGDVIEVDGIRGMVTTIGLRSSTIRDVNGVETLIPNSNLLERNLTNWTYSSFRKRYSIRIAVATGSDARRVKEMLRDLAGQHGQILKEPEPYVLFEDFSEHALVFALHYWIDIGPSIDPATVSSDLRFMIENTFAEAKIVRK